In the genome of Populus trichocarpa isolate Nisqually-1 chromosome 6, P.trichocarpa_v4.1, whole genome shotgun sequence, one region contains:
- the LOC18109442 gene encoding small RNA-binding protein 11, chloroplastic — MAAALRRIAGEKSFMLSSIRAKLVAAPTALFIWQRGITTKLFVGGLSIYTTENGLSEAFSQYGQVVEAKIVMDRALDRSKGFGFVTYASEDEAQKALDEMNGKALNGRVIYVDYAKLKTNFGGGIPIARGPPEPTTSES; from the exons ATGGCTGCGGCACTTAGAAGAATCGCAGGAGAGAAAAGCTTTATGCTTTCAAGTATTCGTGCTAAACTTGTTGCTGCTCCAACTGCCCTTTTCATTTGGCAGCGAGGCATAACCACTAAACTCTTTGTTGGAG GCTTGTCAATTTACACCACAGAGAATGGATTATCAGAAGCATTCTCTCAATATGGTCAGGTTGTTGAAG CTAAAATTGTGATGGACCGAGCCTTGGACAGATCTAAAGGTTTTGGTTTTGTAACTTATGCATCTGAAGATGAAGCTCAGAAAGCTCTGGATGAGATGAATGGGAAG GCACTGAATGGACGAGTCATCTATGTGGATTATGCAAAGCTCAAAACTAATTTTGGTGGTGGGATACCAATTGCTAGAGGACCTCCTGAACCAACAACATCTGAGAGTTGA
- the LOC18109444 gene encoding mRNA-decapping enzyme-like protein codes for MSQTGKLMPNLDQQSTKMLNLTVLQRMDPFIEEILITAAHVTFYAFNIETNQWSRKDVEGSLFVVKRNTQPRFQFIVMNRRNTENLVENLLGDFEYEVQAPYLLYRNQSQEVNGIWFYNRRECEDVANLFTRILNAYSKVPAKPKVASGKSEYEELEAVPNMSVFEGPLEPSSTASAANDSTEDSSFENFFSTAMNIGSTASSVANSRQPYQPSPTIPLSSHTPSVVMPSPLVPQIPSLPLSSLSTSKTIHGTPDPISSGSHVTNLVKPSFFAPLSSSSVLLPPPISSPLTSAPALQPPLNLQRPYGTPMLQPFPPPTPPPSLTPSSTATTPLISRDKVRDALLMLIQDDQFIDMFHQALLKVHHP; via the exons ATGTCACAGACAGGGAAATTGATGCCAAATCTGGATCAACAGAGCACTAAGATGCTCAATCTCACTGTACTCCAGCGAATGGATCCTTTCATCGAAGAGATTTTAATCACAGCTGCGCATGTCACTTTTTACGCTTTCAATATTGAAACCAATCAGTGG AGCCGCAAGGATGTTGAAGGATCTCTCTTTGTAGTCAAGAG GAATACTCAACCGCGGTTTCAGTTTATTGTAATGAACCGGCGAAACACag AAAACTTAGTGGAGAATTTATTGGGGGATTTTGAGTATGAAGTTCAAGCTCCGTATTTGTTGTATCGGAATCAATCTCAAGAAGTTAATGGTATTTGGTTTTACAATCGGCGTGAATGTGAGGATGTTGCCAACCTCTTTACTAG GATCCTTAATGCTTACTCAAAGGTTCCTGCAAAGCCAAAAGTAGCTTCAGGCAAAAG TGAATATGAGGAGCTTGAAGCAGTCCCAAATATGTCAGTGTTTGAAGGTCCCTTGGAACCATCATCAACTGCCTCTGCTGCCAACGATAGCACTGAAGATTCTTCGTTTGAGAACTTCTTTAGT ACAGCCATGAATATTGGAAGTACTGCTTCTAGTGTAGCAAATTCAAGACAGCCATATCAGCCTTCTCCCACCATTCCATTATCCTCCCATACACCTAGTGTTGTTATGCCCTCTCCACTAGTTCCACAAATaccttctcttcctctttcATCTTTATCCACCTCAAAAACCATTCATGGCACTCCTGATCCAATCAGCAGTGGCAGTCATGTCACTAATCTTGTGAAGCCCTCATTTTTTGCACCCCTTTCTTCCTCATCTGTATTGCTGCCACCCCCTATCTCCTCGCCACTTACCAGTGCTCCTGCACTTCAGCCTCCCCTAAATCTGCAACGACCATATGGCACTCCAATGCTTCAACCCTTCCCACCTCCCACACCACCACCATCTCTTACTCCTAGTTCAACTGCCACTACACCTCTTATTAGCAGGGACAAAGTCCGTGATGCACTTCTGATGCTTATTCAG GATGATCAATTCATTGACATGTTTCATCAAGCACTGCTGAAGGTGCACCATCCATGA
- the LOC7492239 gene encoding casparian strip membrane protein 3 — protein MSTRVDIPAETSAVAKGTAPLIGDSTHENGGYKKGLAIFHFVLRLGAVMAARAAAATMGTSDQTLPFFTLFFQFQASYDDLPTFQYVNLLLSLVNTMINICLPLLDT, from the coding sequence ATGTCAACTAGAGTTGATATTCCTGCTGAAACAAGTGCTGTTGCTAAAGGAACAGCACCTCTAATAGGAGATTCCACGCATGAAAATGGAGGATACAAGAAGGGGCTTGCTATATTCCACTTCGTTCTGAGGCTAGGTGCTGTAATGGCAGCTCGAGCTGCCGCTGCCACAATGGGAACTAGTGATCAGACCCTTCCCTTCTTCACTCTGTTCTTCCAATTCCAAGCTAGCTATGATGATCTTCCCACTTTTCAGTACGTCAATCTTTTATTATCTTTAGTTAATACAATGATTAATATCTGCTTACCATTGTTAGATACTTAG
- the LOC7492240 gene encoding casparian strip membrane protein 1, with the protein MKSESAAIDIPESSSVAKGKAPLIAVSRNEKGGYRKGIAIFDFILRLAAIATALAAAAAMGTSDETLPFFTQFFQFQASYDDLPTFQFFVIAIAIVGGYLVLSLPFSIVAIVRPHAVGPRLLLIILDAVALTLNTAAGAAAAAIVYLAHNGNSNTNWLAICQQYGDFCQKVSGAVVASFITVVIFVFLIVLSAFALRRH; encoded by the exons ATGAAGAGTGAATCAGCAGCAATTGATATCCCAGAGTCTAGCTCTGTTGCTAAAGGAAAAGCACCTCTCATAGCTGTTTCCAGGAATGAAAAGGGAGGATACAGGAAGGGGATTGCCATATTTGACTTCATTCTAAGGCTAGCTGCTATAGCGACTGCtctagctgctgctgctgccatgGGAACTAGTGATGAAACCCTTCCATTCTTCACTCAATTCTTCCAGTTCCAAGCTAGCTATGATGATCTTCCCACTTTCCA GTTTTTCGTCATTGCAATCGCAATAGTTGGTGGCTACCTGGTCCTTTCCCTTCCATTCTCCATAGTAGCTATTGTCCGCCCACATGCAGTTGGACCAAGGCTCCTGCTGATTATTTTGGACGCT gttGCACTTACCCTAAACACTGCTGCTGGGGCTGCAGCTGCTGCCATAGTCTACTTGGCTCACAATGGCAACTCAAACACAAACTGGCTTGCTATCTGTCAACAGTATGGTGATTTCTGCCAGAAAGTCAGTGGAGCTGTGGTGGCATCATTCATCACTGTTGTCATCTTCGTTTTTTTGATTGTGCTGTCAGCTTTCGCTCTGCGAAGgcattaa